The sequence CTTTTTATGAGTGATAAATGTACCAAAAGCCGATATTTTATCGGGACATCAGGCTTAAAGCCAAGTAGATGACAAAAGGCAAAGCCGACTTCACTTTGGTCATGTGTGGTTAGAGGAAAGATTTTAATCAAACAAATTATTTGAAAACGCATAGAAATAAGTTTATAATGGTACACGGAGATATTTGAAAGGGGAATTAAACTTTTATGCCAGCTAACTTGTAATGGTTAAGTAATCAAATAGCGCCTGATCCAAGTTGATTTTTCAACAGTTGACCAAGGGATTAGTGCGCCTATTTATAACCATTACAAGGAACGCGGGTATCAAGTTGTTATAAACGAAACCATGCGGAAAACCTTAGGGTTATTCCGTATTTTTTTTGGAAAAAAGTTCATATCTCCTTTAACACGAGATTGTGCTGCGTTCCTTCGCCTAAGAGGTGAAGACAAGTGACTGTGCTGTATATTCATTGGAGATTTGATTTGGAAACTGAGGAATCGGTCACCAGATATTGCCCGCAATGCGGACGAAAGGTTTCTTTTGTGGACTCTTCTAAACGCAGACATAATGCCAACGGAAAAAACATCTATCAATTTGCCATTTATAAATGCGCAAATGATCACACGTGGAACAAGAAGTTGGATATCTACAAAGCCAAGCCGGGTTTGACAGTCAATGACTCAGAAAAAGAATTTTGCCCAGAGTCAGTGGAAAATTCAACGATATCCATTGGGGAACTATCGAAACAAGGAATTCACACCCTATGCATTTGCATCCAATCGGTAGCAAGCCCCTTGAGATTGGATCGAGCGCTTTCGACCAAAATTAAGGATGTGAGCCGAACCCAAATCCAAAAACTGATTAAGCAAGGAAGCATCCAAGTGAACTCTCAAACAGTGGCGCCAAAGTATTTGCTTTGTGAAAAGGACTATATCCATTTTCACCTGCTGGATATGAGTTGTTTGTAACCACAAGCCATTTTGCCACCACACTTGCTTAAAGTGAGGTAGAAGGAGCATCCGGCAAATTCGGTGCCATCAATCTATTAAATGGAAAAACGACTTGAGATCCC is a genomic window of Desmospora profundinema containing:
- a CDS encoding S4 domain-containing protein, encoding MTVLYIHWRFDLETEESVTRYCPQCGRKVSFVDSSKRRHNANGKNIYQFAIYKCANDHTWNKKLDIYKAKPGLTVNDSEKEFCPESVENSTISIGELSKQGIHTLCICIQSVASPLRLDRALSTKIKDVSRTQIQKLIKQGSIQVNSQTVAPKYLLCEKDYIHFHLLDMSCL